DNA sequence from the Leptospiraceae bacterium genome:
ACTTTCCCTGTTCGTTTATTTTTTGGTCTATGATTACCTTGAAACAAAGTTTTATAAAACTATTTGGGGTATAGTTTGCATTTCAAGCTTCTTTACTCAGCTTTTATATAAAACTACAGAAAACAAAAGAGCTAAATTATTTCTAAGCGGTCTTGGTTTTATTAGTTTTTTCTTATTCATTTTATATGATTATTATGAAGTTCCCCCGCGCTCAGGTCTTTCAGAAGAGCTAAGTGCTTTATCGGCGGTTCGAACTTTTATTCTTGCTCTTTTAACTTTATCTACTTTCTTATTTATTATTTTTAGTATTTTACTTGATTTCGCTTTGCGTTCCGTTCATGCACAAACTTTTCAGGATAGGGATAAACGCAGTGTATTTATTCAGACTTTCTCCGGTTTTTTAATTATTCTTCCCCTATTGTTCGCTCTAAATTATATAGCGGTTCAGCGAAACTTTCACTTCGATCCCAGTTCTCAAAAAAAGCATTCTTTATCACCGTACGGTCTTTCGGTTCTAAAGAAACTTGAGGTTAATCTTAAAATTACTGCTTTTTATCCAAGACCCTTAGAATCTTCTTCCAGTGCTGATGAAAAACAGGCTTTTGCACTTGGAGCGATTCGCCCTGAAATTCAAATTCTCTTAGAACAAATCCGTTCTGCTAATCCTTCCCGTATTCAATTTGAGTTTATTAATGCAGAGGTGGAAACAAATAAATTACATAACTATGATAAAATTTCCAATGGAATGATTCATATTCGTGCAATAAAAAATGAACCTATTTTAGATACAACTTTATTTGCTGAAAAGACTCTCATTGTAAGCAGGAAGGAACAATTAGATAGCCTGGAAAAAAATTTAATACAGGCTATTTTGAGTGTTAGTCAAGAGAAGAAGAAAATTTATTTTACTTCGGATAATAGCGAAAGATTTAGCATTATTTACTCAGCTATTCCGGATGAGAGTATACAAACACTGATTGATAATATACGTTATGTGAATTATACAGTGGAAAATTTGGGTGTTTCTAATTCCTGGCCGGAAAAAATTCCTGAGGATGCTGATACCATTGCAATAATCGGTCCTGTGCAAAAGTTTTCAGAAAATCACAGAAAAGCGATATGGAAGTATTTTTCAGAAAAAAAAGGAAATTTATTTATTAGTCTGGACCCGAAAGGAGAAGAAACATTTGATTGGATTTTAGAAAAAGCTAATTTAGAGTTTAAGCCGAGCTCTTTAATGCAATTTTCCGGAAAACCCGCTTATATTCGCACTAATGCTTTCGGATCACATCCTATCAATGAAGATATACCCACAGGAGCTACAATTCTTTTTCCTTCCTCCGGTTATTTTGAACCGATAAAAAGAAATGGTAATTTAGAATATACTATACTATTAAAATCTCCTATTGAAACTTTTTTGGATAAGAATCAGAATTTGGCCTTTGATCCAAAGACAGAGGAAAAAGGTTCAAAGCTTTTAGGAGTATTGTTGAAAGGAAAAGATACGGGTTCGATGATTATTTATTCCGGTACATCCTGGTTGACTGATAGATTTTATCCTAAAACTAAAAATCCTCTGGATATTTCAGTTATCACGAATAGTCATTTTGTATTAAACAATTTCTTATGGTTAAATGGAGGAATTTTAAGTTCCGAAATTCCGATTCGATCGAGTAAAATTTTACCTGTTTCATTAAAGGAATATCAGAAAACTTTTATATGGATTGTTTCCTTATTTATTTTTCCTGCATTTGTAATGCTTATCAGTTCCTCGTATCTTATATACAAGAAGCGTTTGAGTGAAAGAAGTGATGTATGAACATCTTTAAAGTTTTACTCATAATTTCTTCCTTTCTTGTTTTTTCTATTGTTTTCCTTTTTAGTGGAAAGAAAGAGGAGAAGGAAGATGAATTTGTTATCTGGAAACATGACTTTACAGCCCTGTCTTATTCCTATTCCGGAGGAGGAAATGCCTGTCCAGGCTTTTTAGAAAGTTCTTTTACTGTAAAACGACTTCCTCATTCTTTACGTGAACAACCTGTTTTTTCAATTACCGATTCTCAAGGATTTGTTTATGAAGCAGGGTATCTGACTAAAAACTTATTGAAGGAGTTAGCCGTATTACGTTCAGACACATCCTTAGCTGATACAGAAAAGAATCGCTTAGAATTTCATATTCAAGACAAATGTCCTATTGTAAAATTACATAAAACTAATAAAGAGACTGTAACTATTTTTTTAGGTCGATTGAGTCGAGATAAATCTTTTCGCTACATTTTAGCCGATAAGAAAATTACCAGGTTACCTGCCTATACTTTGGATAGGTTTAAAAGAAAGTTAAGGGAATTTCGCAATCCTTCTTTTATTTCTCTTAAAGGATATGAGTTTGAATCTTTGAAGTATTCAGAAAATACTAAATTTCTTGCTGATTTCAAATACCTTGCAAATAGAAAATCTAAATTCTGGTTGAACAATAAAACTGATAAACCTTTATCTCCTCCTCATTCTTCAAAGCTTTCGGGATTCATTCTATCTTTATCAATTGATAAATATGCAGATGAAATATCAATTATACATTCATTGAGTTCAGAACAAAGTCGTCTGGAAATACAGCTCACAAATGGTGATTTTTACAGCATATCCATATATAAAAGTATTCTAATTGATTCTGTGGAATACTCTCCACTTCAAATTAAATTAGAGGGAAAACTTCAACAGAGTCCTGCTTTTATTCAAAAAAATAGAATAGAAGAATTAAGAGACCTTTTACAGCTTATAATAAAAGGAAAATAAAACGGGTCATTACAATGAAAAAGAAAAAAACATTTAGCAAGGGAGATACACCTCTTGTTTTCCCCAGCTTTCCTAATGAAAAGCAGATGACAGAATCCGAAATCTGTCTTGCCTGTACCGGCTGCTGCAGGTATGTGGCAGTAGGTTTAGATAAACCCAATTCCAAAGAGCTTTTGGATCAATATCGCTGGTTCTTACTGCATAGAAATGTCCAAATATATATTGATAACGATAATGATTGGAATCTTCTTTTTATTACCCCCTGTACCCAACTAGGAAGCGACGGAAAATGTGGTATATATCAGGATAGACCTCAACTATGCAAAGATTACTCACCTGATTCCTGTTCGAGGGTAGGAAAAGATCATAAAGAATTATTTGAGACTCCTGAAGCCATGCAAGAATACCTGGAAAAAGAAAAAGAGAAGAGAAGGCTAAAGCGTGAGAGTAAAAAACAAA
Encoded proteins:
- a CDS encoding Gldg family protein produces the protein MRFIYPFLHYLPLLSLFVYFLVYDYLETKFYKTIWGIVCISSFFTQLLYKTTENKRAKLFLSGLGFISFFLFILYDYYEVPPRSGLSEELSALSAVRTFILALLTLSTFLFIIFSILLDFALRSVHAQTFQDRDKRSVFIQTFSGFLIILPLLFALNYIAVQRNFHFDPSSQKKHSLSPYGLSVLKKLEVNLKITAFYPRPLESSSSADEKQAFALGAIRPEIQILLEQIRSANPSRIQFEFINAEVETNKLHNYDKISNGMIHIRAIKNEPILDTTLFAEKTLIVSRKEQLDSLEKNLIQAILSVSQEKKKIYFTSDNSERFSIIYSAIPDESIQTLIDNIRYVNYTVENLGVSNSWPEKIPEDADTIAIIGPVQKFSENHRKAIWKYFSEKKGNLFISLDPKGEETFDWILEKANLEFKPSSLMQFSGKPAYIRTNAFGSHPINEDIPTGATILFPSSGYFEPIKRNGNLEYTILLKSPIETFLDKNQNLAFDPKTEEKGSKLLGVLLKGKDTGSMIIYSGTSWLTDRFYPKTKNPLDISVITNSHFVLNNFLWLNGGILSSEIPIRSSKILPVSLKEYQKTFIWIVSLFIFPAFVMLISSSYLIYKKRLSERSDV
- a CDS encoding DUF4340 domain-containing protein; this translates as MNIFKVLLIISSFLVFSIVFLFSGKKEEKEDEFVIWKHDFTALSYSYSGGGNACPGFLESSFTVKRLPHSLREQPVFSITDSQGFVYEAGYLTKNLLKELAVLRSDTSLADTEKNRLEFHIQDKCPIVKLHKTNKETVTIFLGRLSRDKSFRYILADKKITRLPAYTLDRFKRKLREFRNPSFISLKGYEFESLKYSENTKFLADFKYLANRKSKFWLNNKTDKPLSPPHSSKLSGFILSLSIDKYADEISIIHSLSSEQSRLEIQLTNGDFYSISIYKSILIDSVEYSPLQIKLEGKLQQSPAFIQKNRIEELRDLLQLIIKGK
- a CDS encoding YkgJ family cysteine cluster protein → MKKKKTFSKGDTPLVFPSFPNEKQMTESEICLACTGCCRYVAVGLDKPNSKELLDQYRWFLLHRNVQIYIDNDNDWNLLFITPCTQLGSDGKCGIYQDRPQLCKDYSPDSCSRVGKDHKELFETPEAMQEYLEKEKEKRRLKRESKKQNSELKVKKGGMKSEPTKKTTKKRA